From Novosphingobium resinovorum, the proteins below share one genomic window:
- the metW gene encoding methionine biosynthesis protein MetW has protein sequence MTPAMKTGLRPDLAIIAENVALDSSVLDVGCGDGTLMQALRDGSGCATRGMEIDALNVGACVAKGLSVIQGDADKDLAFYPDKSVDYAILSQTLQTTMRPDMVLEELLRIGRKAFVSFPNFAHWRVRTSLLWNGRMPVTRLLPIAWYETPNIHHLTVNDFRALLQERGITVEGRWFLSGDTQCSAAAANFRAEHAVFLLSRGG, from the coding sequence ATGACCCCCGCGATGAAGACCGGCCTGCGCCCGGACCTTGCGATCATCGCCGAGAACGTCGCGCTGGATTCCAGCGTGCTCGACGTCGGCTGCGGCGACGGCACCTTGATGCAGGCCCTGCGCGACGGTTCAGGCTGCGCCACGCGCGGTATGGAGATCGACGCGCTGAACGTAGGCGCCTGCGTGGCCAAGGGCCTCTCGGTGATCCAGGGCGATGCCGACAAGGACCTTGCGTTCTATCCCGACAAGTCGGTGGACTACGCGATCCTGTCGCAGACGCTGCAGACGACGATGCGGCCGGACATGGTGCTGGAGGAACTGCTGCGCATCGGCCGCAAGGCCTTCGTCAGCTTCCCGAACTTCGCGCACTGGCGGGTCCGCACCTCGCTGCTGTGGAATGGCCGCATGCCGGTGACGCGCCTGCTGCCGATCGCCTGGTACGAGACGCCCAACATCCACCACCTGACGGTGAACGATTTCCGCGCGCTGCTGCAGGAACGCGGGATCACGGTGGAGGGACGCTGGTTCCTTTCAGGCGATACCCAGTGCAGCGCGGCGGCGGCGAACTTCCGCGCCGAGCACGCGGTGTTCCTGCTCTCGCGCGGGGGCTGA
- a CDS encoding LysE family translocator, whose protein sequence is MTLHTWWLFVAAVFVVSGTPGPNMLHVLSRSVEMGARRSTIAMAGCLCAIFLLMGSSAAGLTTLLLALPGSFEVLRYAGVAYLVYLGVKSWRSPVAPLDPTEGELPPAPSSLAVFRGGFTIAISNPKAILFAAAFFPQFIDPTLPKVPQFAILLSTFAVIETGWYCAYALGGRSLAGYLTRPAIKQAFNRVTGVFFIGFGLALLKARPH, encoded by the coding sequence GTGACGCTTCATACCTGGTGGCTTTTCGTCGCCGCCGTCTTCGTGGTTTCCGGTACGCCGGGGCCGAACATGCTCCACGTCCTGTCGCGCAGCGTCGAGATGGGCGCGCGGCGCAGCACGATCGCGATGGCGGGGTGCCTCTGCGCGATCTTCCTGCTGATGGGTTCCTCCGCCGCCGGACTGACGACGCTGCTGCTGGCGCTCCCGGGTTCGTTCGAAGTGCTGCGCTATGCCGGTGTGGCCTATCTGGTGTACCTCGGGGTGAAGTCCTGGCGCTCGCCCGTGGCACCGCTCGACCCCACCGAGGGCGAACTGCCGCCCGCTCCTTCGAGCCTTGCGGTGTTCCGGGGCGGCTTCACGATCGCCATCAGCAATCCCAAGGCGATCCTCTTCGCGGCAGCCTTCTTCCCGCAGTTCATCGACCCCACGCTGCCCAAAGTGCCGCAGTTCGCAATCCTGCTCAGCACGTTCGCCGTCATCGAAACCGGGTGGTACTGCGCCTATGCGCTGGGCGGCCGTTCGCTGGCGGGCTACCTCACGCGCCCCGCAATCAAGCAGGCGTTCAACCGGGTGACCGGCGTGTTCTTCATCGGCTTTGGGCTGGCGCTGCTGAAAGCGCGGCCGCACTGA
- a CDS encoding acyl-CoA thioesterase has translation MRRLLPGASPRPQLTDRPRAQHRPLHAEPVVHPVETIPDQADGRVSHSYSGGRPATVTRIDEYDMTLKTTPAAHAVQLIDAVFPGDTNHHGTLFGGVALAHMDKIAFLVAARHARAPFVTARTERIDFENPGRIGDLIEATGLITRVGTRSVDVEVELVAENPLTGERRLCTRGLFVLVAPKGPDTKLPFPPLPEPAPSVETGRLHMVDMVFPAQTNHYGSLFGGDALKMMGRAAFIASSRHMRRPMIMGTSDRIDFKSPIREGEMIELISEVVMAGPDSVLIRVELWAENLMNGERRHSATSTFTMVVVERAA, from the coding sequence GTGCGCCGCCTTCTGCCGGGCGCCTCGCCGCGCCCGCAGCTGACAGACCGGCCAAGGGCGCAGCATCGCCCCCTCCATGCCGAGCCGGTCGTCCATCCCGTGGAGACGATTCCCGACCAGGCCGACGGCCGCGTATCCCATTCGTATTCGGGAGGGCGTCCGGCGACCGTGACCCGAATCGACGAGTATGACATGACCCTGAAGACCACTCCCGCCGCGCACGCGGTGCAGCTTATCGACGCCGTGTTTCCCGGCGACACCAACCACCATGGCACCCTGTTCGGCGGCGTCGCGCTGGCGCACATGGACAAGATCGCCTTCCTCGTCGCCGCCCGCCATGCCCGCGCGCCTTTCGTCACCGCGCGGACCGAGCGCATCGACTTCGAGAACCCCGGCCGCATCGGTGACCTGATCGAGGCGACCGGCCTGATCACCCGCGTCGGCACCCGATCGGTCGATGTCGAAGTGGAACTGGTCGCCGAAAACCCGCTCACCGGCGAGCGCCGCCTTTGCACGCGCGGCCTTTTCGTCCTCGTCGCGCCCAAGGGACCGGATACGAAGCTCCCGTTCCCGCCGCTGCCCGAGCCCGCGCCTTCGGTCGAGACCGGGCGGCTGCACATGGTCGACATGGTGTTCCCGGCGCAGACCAACCACTACGGCTCGCTGTTCGGAGGAGACGCGCTCAAGATGATGGGACGCGCCGCCTTCATCGCGTCGAGCCGCCACATGCGCCGCCCGATGATCATGGGTACGTCCGACCGCATCGACTTCAAATCCCCCATCCGCGAGGGCGAGATGATCGAGCTGATCTCCGAGGTCGTCATGGCAGGCCCCGATTCGGTGCTCATCCGCGTCGAACTCTGGGCCGAGAACCTGATGAACGGCGAACGCCGCCACTCGGCAACCTCGACCTTCACGATGGTCGTGGTGGAGCGGGCGGCGTGA